The Pyxidicoccus trucidator genome includes a window with the following:
- a CDS encoding DUF3142 domain-containing protein, giving the protein MTSSGHLRQRRPQAWAWVWLLALGLACTRERPPPLTHEAYVWQRDWSPELSRGLAEVPTELGALRVLARERSGPTRTPVDIAVDVEALARSGREVVAVMRVDGTAPLDGISLQEVALHARAWKARGVRVRGIEVDHDCATAALAGYVDWLKRERASLEGLTLSITALPTWASSPDVERLVSVADDVVLQVHAVRAPTLFTPEEARGFVEDWSKATRAAQRPFRVALPTYRVRLRDGTRLSAEPRDVSRFLALLHERPVRGVTGVLWFRLGHRGDPDAWSLPTLAAVVRGESLEPSLTPALVDAGGGTRDIVIENTGRVDADAPARLTLSGNLEVLDGVGGYAPHGASLVARTPPRLRAGERRVIGFVRGTEVSLAVP; this is encoded by the coding sequence ATGACTTCTTCCGGCCATCTCAGGCAGCGCCGTCCCCAGGCCTGGGCCTGGGTGTGGCTGCTCGCGCTCGGCCTCGCCTGCACGCGAGAGCGCCCGCCGCCCCTCACGCACGAGGCCTACGTGTGGCAGCGCGACTGGAGCCCGGAGCTGAGCCGCGGCCTCGCGGAGGTGCCCACGGAACTCGGAGCGCTGCGAGTCCTCGCCCGCGAGCGCTCCGGCCCCACGCGGACTCCCGTGGACATCGCGGTGGACGTGGAGGCCCTGGCGCGCTCGGGCCGCGAGGTGGTGGCGGTGATGCGGGTGGACGGCACGGCGCCACTCGACGGCATCTCCCTCCAGGAGGTCGCCCTCCATGCCCGCGCCTGGAAGGCCCGGGGCGTCCGGGTCCGCGGCATCGAGGTGGACCATGACTGCGCGACCGCCGCGCTGGCTGGCTACGTGGACTGGCTGAAGCGCGAGCGGGCCTCCCTGGAAGGCCTGACGCTCTCCATCACCGCCCTGCCCACCTGGGCCTCCTCTCCGGACGTGGAGCGCCTGGTCTCCGTCGCCGACGACGTCGTCCTCCAGGTCCACGCGGTGCGCGCGCCCACGCTCTTCACCCCCGAGGAGGCACGAGGGTTCGTCGAGGACTGGTCGAAGGCCACCCGTGCCGCCCAACGGCCCTTCCGCGTCGCCCTCCCCACCTACCGCGTCCGGCTGCGCGATGGGACTCGCCTCTCCGCGGAGCCCCGCGACGTGTCCCGCTTCCTGGCGCTGCTGCATGAGCGCCCCGTGCGCGGCGTAACGGGTGTCCTCTGGTTCCGGCTCGGCCACCGTGGAGACCCGGACGCCTGGAGCCTGCCCACGCTGGCGGCGGTGGTGCGTGGCGAGTCGCTGGAACCGAGCCTCACGCCTGCCCTCGTGGACGCTGGGGGTGGGACGCGGGACATCGTCATCGAGAACACCGGCCGCGTGGACGCGGATGCGCCCGCGCGCCTCACCCTCTCTGGAAACCTGGAGGTCCTGGACGGTGTGGGCGGCTACGCCCCGCACGGGGCCTCCCTCGTGGCGCGCACGCCTCCCCGCCTGCGCGCCGGCGAGCGACGTGTCATCGGCTTCGTGCGGGGAACCGAGGTGTCACTTGCCGTGCCGTAG